The following proteins are encoded in a genomic region of Drosophila willistoni isolate 14030-0811.24 chromosome 3R, UCI_dwil_1.1, whole genome shotgun sequence:
- the LOC6650280 gene encoding methionine-R-sulfoxide reductase B1 isoform X5 has translation MENKVEKITVNKEELRKRLTPMQYQVTQEAGTERPFTGCYNKHYEKGVYQCIVCHQDLFSSDTKYDSGCGWPAFNDVLDKGKVTLHRDASIPVVISKTLGMVRTEVRCSRCSAHMGHVFDDGPPPKHRRFCINSASIDFVKKAPSTTATAAAGGAASASAATAAGTTTSSKK, from the exons atggAGAACAAAGTTGAAAAGATTACGGTGAACAAAGAGGAGCTGCGCAAACGTCTTACACCGATGCAGTATCAGGTTACCCAGGAGGCGGGCACCGAGCGGCCCTTTACAG GCTGCTATAATAAACACTATGAAAAGGGCGTGTATCAGTGCATTGTCTGTCATCAGGATTTATTCAGCTCGGACACGAAATATGATTCAGGCTGTGGTTGGCCAGCATTCAATGATGTTCTCGATAAGGGCAAAGTGACATTACATCGCGATGCCAGTATACCAG TAGTCATTTCAAAAACGTTAGGCATGGTACGCACTGAGGTGCGTTGCTCTAGATGCTCGGCACACATGGGCCATGTGTTCGATGATGGACCACCGCCAAAGCATCGCAGGTTCTGCATCAACTCGGCATCGATTGATTTTGTGAAAAAGGCTCCatcgacaacagcaacagcagcagcaggtggAGCAGCGTcggcatcagcagcaacagcagcgggCACGACAACATCATCCAAAAAATAA